From Mytilus edulis chromosome 9, xbMytEdul2.2, whole genome shotgun sequence, the proteins below share one genomic window:
- the LOC139490026 gene encoding NADPH oxidase 5-like, giving the protein MKTVNYKPIDEDNDDSSDESEDERWVKLVNKEFQKFAENGRLCTENFKKALRLKKSFFGERFFALFDTDGSGDIECEELINGLRMLKNGTPTQKLKFLFDVFDADGSGTVDKYEMRMVLKSCTEESSLTLCNEDIDELTSVLFEDADVDNSGEITFDEFQSSLEKHPGLIDDMTLSATHWFDIRKSNTCSQGARYCSKVYWEHNTSKIVFIILYVIANLGLGAFAGWNHNKSNGFLITARVCGMNLNFNCTLVLVLMLRQTINLVRSTRIGRYLPLDEHSVFHQFVGAMIGVYAVFHTIGHIGNASE; this is encoded by the exons ATGAAAACCGTTAATTATAAACCCATAGATGAGGATAACGATGATTCTTCTGATGAAAG cgAAGATGAACGGTGGGTCAAATTGGTCAACAAGGAATTTCAAAAGTTTGCAGAGAATGGAAGACTCTGTACTGAAAATTTTAAGAAAGCATTACGACTTAAAAAG TCATTTTTTGGTGAGAGGTTCTTTGCACTGTTTGACACTGATGGCAGCGGGGATATTGAGTGTGAAGAGTTAATTAACGGACTACGCATGCTCAAGAATGGAACACCcacgcaaaaattaaaatttctctTTGATGTTTTCGACGCTGACG gAAGTGGTACAGTGGACAAGTACGAAATGCGGATGGTTTTGAAATCATGTACGGAAGAAAGCTCTTTGACTTTGTGCAACGAAGATATAGATGAGTTGACCTCGGTCTTGTTTGAAGACGCGGATGTTGATAACAGCGGTGAAATAACTTTTGATGAATTTCAATCGTCCCTTGAAAAACATCCGGGTTTGATTGATGATATGACGTTGAG tGCTACACATTGGTTCGACATTCGAAAGAGTAACACATGTTCCCAAGGTGCTCGGTATTGTTCTAAAGTTTATTGGGAACACAATACTTCGAAAATAGTGTTCATTATACTCTACGTAATTGCAAATTTAGGACTTGGTGCTTTTGCTGGCTGGAATCACAATAAATCAAACGGGTTTTTAATTACAGCGAGAGTCTGTGgaatgaatttaaattttaactgTACTCTTGTTCTCGTTCTAATGTTGAGACAGACAATAAATCTCGTGAGATCAACGAGAATTGGACGTTATCTTCCATTAGATGAACATTCAGTATTTCACCAGTTCGTGGGAGCTATGATTGGTGTGTATGCAGTTTTTCATACAATAGGACATATTGGGAATGCAAGTGAGTAA
- the LOC139490027 gene encoding NADPH oxidase 5-like, translating into MKDKLWLHVRTTGNWTKDLYQYLSRYDPGEECEVEAETPMMTTLQMKRKEQQPNRRKSIIDRLNGLMTNIRRRGTIGSLDGEEIARLKRIKMKIKSVKIRCFLDGPFGTASREALTTEHAILIGAGIGVTPMASILQSIIHQIKRNKRKCPKCTHCWYDDNQENMLKMKKVDFIWINRDQRCFEWFVRVLNNLEVEQSLAGWEEDKFVDLHLYMTSAVKKTHMEGVGLQLALDLVHKKERKDFFTGLKTKTEAGRPDWDKLFEKFSGQNKGKKKVFFCGPKVMSDTLKKVCEKYSFAFAKENF; encoded by the exons ATGAAAG ACAAACTATGGTTACACGTGCGTACAACAGGAAATTGGACGAAAGATCTGTACCAGTACCTATCTAGGTACGACCCAGGAGAGGAATGTGAGGTTGAGGCTGAGACGCCTATGATGACGACATTGCAAATGAAACGAAAAGAACAGCAGCCTAATAGACGAAAGTCGATTATAG ATAGATTAAATGGTCTAATGACAAACATAAGAAGAAGAGGAACAATCGGGAGTTTAGACGGG GAAGAAATAGCAAGGCTAAAgagaattaaaatgaaaataaaatccgTCAAAATAAGG TGTTTCCTAGATGGACCATTCGGAACAGCATCACGTGAAGCCTTGACTACAGAACACGCCATTTTGATTGGTGCAGGAATTGGCGTCACACCAATGGCTTCCATTTTACAAAGCATTATTCATCAGATTAAACGAAACAAACGGAAGTGTCCCAAATGTACACATTGTTGGTATGACGATAATCAAGAAAATATGTTAAAGATGAAAAAG GTAGATTTTATTTGGATAAATAGAGATCAACGTTGTTTTGAATGGTTTGTACGTGTATTAAACAACTTAGAAGTGGAACAGTCTTTAGCAGGCTGGGAAGAAGACAAATTTGTTGACCTACATCTCTATATGACCTCTGCAGTAAAAAAGACGCATATGGAAGGGGTTGGTTTACAACTGGCGTTGGATTTGGTACATAAAAAGGAGCGAAAAGATTTTTTCACgggattaaaaacaaaaactgaggcAGGGCGACCTGACTGGGACAAG ctttttgaaaagttttctgGACAAAATAAAGGAAAGAAAAAGGTTTTCTTCTGTGGACCAAAAGTAATGTCAGATACTCTTAAGAAAGTTTGTGAAAAATATTCATTTGCTTTTGCAAAAGAAAATTTCtga